A single region of the Populus nigra chromosome 2, ddPopNigr1.1, whole genome shotgun sequence genome encodes:
- the LOC133682749 gene encoding uncharacterized protein LOC133682749, giving the protein MPNPNILLLLILFLPLIFSPDYDFIRVANAGKRSIHITDDLDDVIDDEEDEAWKNWGKTTKRSEDEFDPPPSDLNKMNVQEIQEMMMKRNFGPVFGFVKLRLGARRTPDVVAEVAMKWTKIMKTGGIRVQFSGVDLSTIMFSMDQGRDTMELKEFILNEPEAYEIKIGDQVFRRHGDPPLEAVIEKLQREKDKADDAPAAATKDDGHQKEEL; this is encoded by the exons ATGCCAAACCCCAATATCCTGCTTCTCCTAATTCTCTTTCTACCCCTAATCTTCTCCCCGGATTACGATTTCATCCGCGTGGCCAATGCAGGGAAGCGAAGCATCCACATAACGGATGATCTTGACGACGTTATCGACGATGAGGAAGACGAGGCATGGAAAAATTGGGGAAAGACCACAAAACGGTCTGAAGACGAGTTCGATCCACCACCGTCTGATTTGAACAAAATGAATGTGCAGGAGATCCAGGAGATGATGATGAAGCGAAATTTCGGGCCAGTTTTTGGGTTTGTTAAGCTCCGATTAGGCGCACGCCGGACTCCG GACGTGGTTGCTGAGGTTGCTATGAAATGGACAAAGATTATGAAAACGGGAGGAATTCGAGTGCAGTTTTCAGGGGTTGATTTGAGTACAATTATGTTTAGCATGGATCAAGGCAGAGACACAATGGAG TTGAAGGAGTTCATTTTGAATGAACCGGAGGCTTATGAAATCAAGATTGGGGATCAAGTTTTCCGTAGACATGGAGATCCTCCTTTAGAAGCAGTCATTGAGAAGCTTCAGCGCGAGAAGGACAAAGCAGACGATGCTCCTGCAGCTGCTACAAAGGATGATGGGCATCAGAAAGAAGAATTGTAG